In the genome of Desulfovibrio oxyclinae DSM 11498, one region contains:
- a CDS encoding ATP-binding protein, with product MKNKLNNFLGSISPWAVIGMSLILVIVVLVLAFMNYNREKQYMSRVLSEKGSALIKAFEAGTRTGMMGMLGEGPNLQVLMQEIATQPDILYIAVVDSSGEILAHSNDVEIGQQFISKKAMANLNVTNDIQWRVVTESNHPKSFEVYERFLPALGQRSQSIPSSPMQQRRRDMMQRMMGRRSGEKSDDWCQPGWMSGLKQDRILDPAERPAIFIGMDVAPFEEAIAEDISLTLTMSGILLLLGLGGVVSLFWMQSHMRSKKMLQGSQALTEEMVANIPEGLVVCDPHGRITYVNEIALNLLEYDSKETEQIVGQLADTVLPKQLWELRSSVSKENPVVEKEMELIQSSNRKLPVTTVVTDIITNDGAYVGQLFMIRDLSQVKELQDEVRKADRMAAIGHLAAGVAHEVRNPLSSIKGYATYFGSLFDEGSDNRKAAEVMTSEVDRLNRVISELLEMARPADIKLRETEVVTLLESSMRLVKQEADNAGVSVSLDISAEVGSIPLDPDRMTQAMINLYVNAIQAMPEGGKLDVDVSRQEGAILLKVSDTGTGLPEGEASRVFDPYFTTKQTGTGLGLAIVSKIIEAHSGEVQVEHTGPNGTTFSISIPTKSEGAV from the coding sequence ATGAAAAACAAACTCAACAATTTTTTAGGTAGTATTTCACCTTGGGCCGTTATCGGAATGAGCCTCATCCTCGTCATCGTGGTGCTCGTTTTGGCGTTCATGAATTACAACCGCGAAAAACAATATATGAGCCGTGTGCTCAGTGAAAAAGGCTCTGCCTTAATCAAAGCCTTCGAAGCTGGAACACGGACCGGGATGATGGGGATGTTGGGCGAGGGGCCCAATTTACAGGTGCTGATGCAAGAAATCGCCACCCAACCCGACATTCTCTACATTGCTGTTGTTGACTCCTCAGGAGAAATATTGGCGCATAGTAACGATGTTGAAATCGGACAGCAGTTTATTTCCAAAAAAGCAATGGCGAATTTGAATGTCACCAATGATATCCAGTGGCGTGTCGTGACTGAGTCCAATCACCCCAAGTCATTTGAAGTATATGAGCGATTTCTCCCTGCTTTGGGGCAACGCTCCCAATCGATCCCGTCCTCTCCCATGCAGCAAAGAAGACGAGACATGATGCAGCGAATGATGGGCAGGCGATCAGGTGAAAAGAGTGATGATTGGTGCCAGCCAGGGTGGATGAGTGGACTCAAGCAAGACAGGATTTTGGACCCTGCTGAACGCCCAGCCATTTTTATAGGTATGGACGTGGCTCCTTTTGAGGAGGCGATCGCTGAGGACATATCATTAACTCTCACCATGTCGGGGATATTGCTTCTTCTGGGACTTGGCGGGGTAGTGTCTTTATTCTGGATGCAAAGTCACATGCGTTCCAAAAAAATGCTGCAAGGCTCTCAAGCCCTCACCGAAGAAATGGTGGCGAACATACCGGAAGGTCTTGTTGTATGTGACCCGCATGGACGAATCACCTATGTCAACGAGATTGCCCTGAATTTGTTGGAATATGACTCCAAGGAAACTGAGCAGATAGTGGGACAGCTGGCCGATACTGTTTTGCCGAAGCAACTTTGGGAGCTTCGATCCTCAGTGAGCAAGGAGAACCCGGTTGTAGAGAAGGAGATGGAGTTAATACAGAGTAGTAACCGGAAGCTTCCCGTTACAACAGTTGTCACCGACATCATCACGAATGATGGGGCTTATGTTGGCCAATTATTCATGATCCGTGACCTGAGTCAGGTCAAGGAGCTTCAAGATGAAGTCCGCAAAGCCGATAGGATGGCAGCCATCGGCCATCTTGCCGCTGGAGTTGCCCATGAGGTGCGAAATCCACTGAGTTCCATCAAGGGGTATGCAACGTATTTCGGTTCCTTGTTTGATGAAGGGAGCGACAACCGCAAAGCCGCAGAGGTCATGACATCGGAAGTTGACAGGTTGAACAGGGTTATATCCGAACTGCTCGAAATGGCCCGCCCTGCGGATATCAAACTGCGAGAGACAGAAGTCGTTACACTTCTTGAAAGCTCAATGCGACTGGTCAAGCAGGAAGCCGATAATGCAGGGGTGTCTGTTTCTCTCGATATTTCAGCGGAAGTCGGATCGATTCCTCTTGATCCTGATCGGATGACACAAGCCATGATCAATCTATATGTCAACGCGATTCAGGCTATGCCGGAGGGAGGAAAGCTTGATGTCGACGTTAGTAGACAAGAAGGGGCTATCTTATTGAAGGTGTCGGATACAGGGACTGGCCTTCCTGAAGGGGAAGCTTCGCGTGTTTTCGATCCATACTTCACCACAAAGCAAACAGGTACAGGATTGGGACTCGCTATCGTCAGCAAGATCATCGAAGCGCATTCCGGCGAAGTGCAAGTTGAGCATACAGGACCAAACGGTACGACTTTTTCTATTTCAATCCCGACGAAGAGCGAAGGAGCGGTATAG